The genomic region ccctcccgcTTTAGGAGAGTATCCCCAccctagagttcaagccacatctCCCGCATCTGCACTCTCTAAGAGCGTTGTTCTGGCTCTTGTTGGGGGGAACACCCAGGGATCCGAGGGGCAAGAACTGGGGGAGAGGCAGGACACAGGGAGGACACGGTCTCCCTCTGGCTCTGCATCCAGGTTCTCGGCTGGAGGAAACGCTCTACAGTGATCGGGAGCTGGCCTATGTCCAGCAGGGAGAGGCGGCCATGCAGAAGGCCCTGGGCATCCTCAGCAACCAGGAGGGCTGGAAGAAGGAGAGCCAGCAGGTAAGGGGTGTGTGGAGAGGCTTGCTCTTCCTGACCCTCCCCTGCCCCGCTAGGGCCGCTGCTCCGGGACGCCTGCTTCCCGCAGTGGTCGCTGGGCGGCAAGGCAAGCATCAGAAATGCAACCATCGCTCTTCTAAGGCttcgtgtgtgccagtcctgcggctgggactaggcctggctgctgtcttagagctctttttactcaagactagttctcTGCCACTCGattcttgtttttcaaatttggtgtcagttgtggggcttgaactcagggcctgggcgctgttcttgacctctggctttttggtggtttattggaggtaagagtcttacagacttacctgcgtgggctggctttgaaccatgatcctctgatctcagcctcctgagtagctgggaccacaggcatgaggccctggtgcCCAGCCTTCCCTATCTTTTAGCTATGCCCATGTACATGGAAGGCGTGTTTAGTGGAGCCATGTGCCGTGGACTCCCTGTTTAACGGAAGTACTTGGCCACCATCCCTACAGTGTCGCCAGGCATCCTGTCCTGTGCAGCCCATGGGAAGCTTGCGGGGCTGTAGGGCTGGACTATAATACAAAGGTGGCCCATGGCTGCATCGGGCCCTTGCCTCTCCAGGGCTTCATCCTCACTTGGACCAGCACTAAGACTCAGGTTAACAAAGTGGCTCTACTATTGGGGGGACTTCAGCAAAAGGTCCTGTATCACCCCCAGTTCAGATGAAAGACCTTCTTGCTCCAGTCCTCATTATGGAGATAAGAGATAATATTCAGCAGTTAAGATACTGGGATCTAGGCTTAGCACTGCTCTCAGCTAGAAGTCCTTGGGCAAATCATTGATCTTCTCTGACCCCACATTCTTCTGCTGTGGAACAGTATGtgtaagtaataaaataaaatcgtTGTTGCTCcaatcctggggctcgaactcacaacatgggtgctgtcctggagctttttttccccttatactagcactctaccattttgagcctcagctccacttccagctttttttttggccagtcctgggccttggactcagggcctgagcactgtccctggcttcttcccgctcaaggctagcactctgccacttgagccacagcgccgcttctggccgttttctgtatatgtggtgctggggaatcgaacctagggcctcgtgtatccgaggcaggcactcttgccactaggctatatccccagccctcagcttttttttttcttgcagtcctgaagcttgaaccctGTGCctaggcgctgcccctgagcccctTTTGCTCgcggctagcgctgtaccactcaAGCTACAGTGCCGCCTCCAGCTCTTTCTGTAATTGgcactaagagtctcatggacttgcctatcatgctggctttggactgcaattctcagatttcagcctcctgagtagctagaactataggcatgagccactggtgcctggccccccaaagaaaagaaaagaaaccattgAAGATCTCACACAACATTGGATGTATATAAATTGGTTGATTGGAGACCAGCTATTTCTTACACTCAGGTCTGTTTCAGGACCTTTGAGCTTCTGAAGTCATGGATGGGCTTTTCACTCGGACCTACTCACACCACCAGTATTttaccaagaaaggaaagggggtggggtgaaGGTTGGAGTGTGCGGCTTGGGGTGGTGGTGACTTCCTAGTGATCCAGGTGCCCCCGTGCTCAGCGTAGAGAGACAGACTGGCCTAGCGCTGAGCACAGAGCCCAGGCTATCCTCCAATTCATGGTCCTGCTGCCCAGCGTCCTGGGTGCTGGGACAGTAGTGAGCAGCCCTGGACTTCCACTCGCCGGTCCCCTTCTATCTTGCCTGGTCTTGGCTGAGACCGAGGCTAGGAATATTTTCCTCTAACCTCAATCCTTTCTCTCCCTGATAGGAAAATGGGGACAAAGTACTGAGTAAGATGATCCCGGACGTAGGCAAGGTGTTCCggttggaggtggtggtggacCAGCCCTTGGAGCGGCTCTATGAAGAACTGGTGGAGCGCATGGAGACAATGGCAGAGTGGAACCCTAATGTTAAGGAGATCAAGGTAAGCAAAACGCAGGCATGGGTAGCAGGGACCCTAAGACCAGCCTGAGAGGCCGGCAGGTCAAAGGTCCCCCGCTGTGGGTGGTGCTTGGCCCCAGCACTAGCTGCGATGTGACTGGCTCCCTGGTTTTCTAGGTCCTGCAGAAGATTGGGAAAGACACAGTCATCACCCACGAGCTGGCTGCAGAAGCTGCAGGGAACCTGGTGGGGCCTCGTGACTTTGTGAGCGTGCGCTGTGCCAAGCGCCGCGGCTCCACCTGTGTGTTGGCAGGCATGGCCACACAATTTGGGGAGATGCCTGAGCAGAAAGGTGTCATCAGGTAACTACTGCCACGGCCTCCAAACTCCCCTGTCTCAACACAGAATAGCGGGTGTGCACTCCAGGTGTGGCCTGAAACCCAGCTCTATGAAACTACCCTGCCCTCAGCTCCCTTCACAAAAGAGCCATCTTCCCAAGTGAGAAAGACCCCAGGGGCTCCATTTCAGCAGCTGACTAGTTCTGGCCCTTCCAGAAAGTTCAGGAACCGAAATAAATTTTCCAAAGGAAAAGGTAGGGCTGAGGTCCAGCTGGTATTCTCAGGTACAGCAACACTGAcaattaaaatattgaaatagcTGAgcaccgtggctcacacctgtcaccctacctgctcagaaggctgagatctcagggtcacGGGtcaaagcgagcccaggcagaaaataatCCccaagattctttatctccaattaaccagcagaaaagttGGGACTAGAGGTCTGGTAGAGCTCCCgccttcagaaaagaaaatctaatagtagaaaaggaaagaaggaatccACACCCCTTCGATTACTGCAGCCAGTTCCTAAGTGCCCTAGCTACCCCTTTGCCTCCTTCCCGTCTCCCCTGTTTAGCAACCAAAGGGCCTTCAGTTATTTTGTTCTGATAAGCTGGCAGCCATGCCAACTATTACTTTTGGTGAAGGGTATCAGATGAAATTAAATAGACAAGGTACTCAAGAAATGTAGGTAGTATAATTAGTCTAAGAACTCCGATTTGTCTTCCTGATGACTCCTCTTCCTTTGCCAGAGCCGAGCAGGGTCCCACCTGCATGGTGCTTCGCCCACTAGCTGGGAGTCCTTCAAAGACCAAACTCACTTGGCTGCTCAGTATTGACCTCAAGGTGAGAGCCATGGGAAAGGCTTAGGGGAGAGGTGGTGGTGAAACACaggcccttcctttcttccagggAGAACATGAAGAATTCCTTTCTGCTAGTTACTGGTACTGGGGGCCTTCACTCCCCACTTGATTATTTCTTACacagctagtgctttatcacttgagccatacctccacttcagcctttttgctgattaactggagatagcctcaaggatttttctgcccagtctagctttgaactgcaaccctcaaattccagcctcttgagtagctagggttacaggtgtgagctacctgcccTTCCTATTTTGATAGAAGCCCAGGCTGATGAACGGGCAAGGAATGGGAGTATGGCCTAAGTTCTATCCATCGTCTTTGAAGCCTACAAtgacttccttttgcttcttctgCCAAATTTCAGTTCTAAAAAGCCAAGGAGTGGCTGTTACCCCAGCACTCAGACAGAAGCAGGAGTAAGGGCAGCCTGGGTAAACAGGCTGAGCAAGCTTGAGCCACATAGTGAGACTaaatctccaaaagaaaaaaatttaaaaagttattctAGTCTAGTTATGATTTAGGAGAAAGCAAAgttcactctttttctttctttctttcttttttttttttttttttggccagtcctggggcttggactcagggcctgagcactgtccctggctgctttttgctcaaggctagcactctgccacttgagtcacagtgccacttctggccattttctgtatatgtgatgctggggaatcgaacccagggcttcatgtatatgaagcaggcactcttgccactaggccatatccccagccactctttttctttttttgccagtcctggagcttgaactcagggcctgagtgctgtccctggcttctttttgctcaaggctagcactctgccacttgagccacagcgccacttctggccttttctatttatgtggtgctgaggaatggaacccagggctctctATATGTGAGGCAcacttctaccactaggccatattcccagcccaagctcaGCACTCAGTGTGAGAAAGGTGATGTAAGTTGCTCACAGTCCTCAAGCTTGGAAACAGGGCTGGATTCTACCTTGGCAGCCAatcctatgctttttttttttttttggccagtcttgggccttggactcagggcctgagcactgtccctggcttcttcccgctcaaggatagcactctgccacttgagccacagcgccgcttctggccgttttctgtatatgtggtgctggggaatcgaacctagggcctcgtgtatccgaggcaggcactcttgccactaggctatatccccagccctcctatgCTTTTGACACTGTCACAGAAGCAGAACAGCAAAGCAGTACTGCCTGTACTGTTCAGGTGTGACAGCTCCAAAGTTGCATTTACAAATGTTTGTGACAGGATGCAAAGGTATGGAACAGTACCCACAAAATGTCAAAATGCTCCTATCCTCTGCTCTAGGGGTGGCTGCCAAAGACTATCATCAACCAGGTGTTATCACAGACCCAGATGGATTTTGCCAACCACCTGCGCAAGCACCTGGAGTCCAGGCCTGCTACCAACACCTGGTGTTAGGCGGGGCTCCCTTCTGACTGGCCTGCCCGAGCATCAGGAAATGCCCACGAGAAGCCTGTGGATCTGTTAAAGATCACCATCCAGCAGCAATGGAAGGGCGCAGAGTTTATGAGTAAGACATTAGGACTCACACTGACAAAAGGTTCAGTACCAAGAAAATAGAGATGCTCTTAGATCAAGACTTCCAACTTTACTCACTGGTCAGCTGTGAAATGAAGACAAAGTCCCAAGCAGCTCGTTCACTTTCTTCTGTCCACCTAAAACCATCTTAAAAATCTGGATGGCTCGTGCGCGAGGCAGGGCTATGAAGGACCGGGAGCCATTTACCTTAGGAGCTCAAGAACCACTTTGTGGACAGAGAGGGCTTTTTCCTGCCCCTCTGCCAAGGTGGCCTAGGGCTACATCACACAGACAACTCCCAACAGAATGTATTTTATAGAGTGTATTCTCTACAGAGAAATAGAAGACAAACTGGGTTTATTTATTCCATCAGCACCAGTCAGAATAAAGAATCACAAATACTATGAAGACTTCAGTCTGCACTTGTTTAAAGTCCtactcctaaaaagaaaaaaaaaactatgataaTAGGCTATAATTTTGTATTAGAGAAGCTCTAATTGTTAAATTAATCTAATTGTCTAACTACATCTCCTAGCTTATTAAAGGGAAAAACTACTGGGGATTTATATCCTTTATTTAGAaagtgaccaaaaaaagaaggtaccagaaaaatgaataacaacttttctttttttttcttcctgttttttgttgccagtccagggccttggactcagggcttgagcactgtccctggcttcttccccctcaaggctagcactctaccacttgagccacagtaccacttctggctgttttctatatatgtggtactggggaatcgaacccaggacttcatgtatacaaggcaagcactcttgccactaggtcatattctcagccccctaaaTCAGTTCTTAAGGAACTCTGTAACTCATAGATAATTCATGGCAATGGAAGATGATAATTTAGaacttttatttacttaattaaaatgaaagttcCAGACGTTAGTCTGAACAATAATTAAAGTTAACATTTTTGTTATCTACTTTGCTGGGAGCTGCCAACCTCTCTGCTTGAAAAAGTTAAAATGCTGCCATTTTGAGAGGAAGGACAGGCTAGAAGGTTAGGGCAGTCCCTTTTCTAGTATCtagaaagttaaaaaacaaaaccaaaaaagcccATAAATTGGAGCAAGATGT from Perognathus longimembris pacificus isolate PPM17 chromosome 21, ASM2315922v1, whole genome shotgun sequence harbors:
- the Star gene encoding steroidogenic acute regulatory protein, mitochondrial, whose translation is MLLATFKLCAGSSYRHVRNMKGLRHQAMLAIGQELNRRALGDPSGAWINQVRRRSSLLGSRLEETLYSDRELAYVQQGEAAMQKALGILSNQEGWKKESQQENGDKVLSKMIPDVGKVFRLEVVVDQPLERLYEELVERMETMAEWNPNVKEIKVLQKIGKDTVITHELAAEAAGNLVGPRDFVSVRCAKRRGSTCVLAGMATQFGEMPEQKGVIRAEQGPTCMVLRPLAGSPSKTKLTWLLSIDLKGWLPKTIINQVLSQTQMDFANHLRKHLESRPATNTWC